From one Cyanobacterium stanieri PCC 7202 genomic stretch:
- a CDS encoding cyclase/dehydrase (PFAM: Polyketide cyclase / dehydrase and lipid transport~COGs: COG5637 integral membrane protein~InterPro IPR005031~KEGG: syp:SYNPCC7002_A2637 oligoketide cyclase/lipid transport protein~PFAM: cyclase/dehydrase~SPTR: Oligoketide cyclase/lipid transport protein;~manually curated), translating to MSNWLEHSVQIEVNAPIDLVWNLWSDLEKMPSWMKWIESVTILPDNEDLSRWKLASGGFEFSWLSRIVNLEKHQIIQWESVDGLPNRGAVRFYDRHESSIVRLSVAYSIPGVIGQIMDNLFLGKVVESTIQADLERFKVYIENLP from the coding sequence ATGAGTAACTGGTTGGAACATAGTGTACAAATAGAGGTTAATGCGCCCATTGATTTAGTTTGGAATTTATGGTCAGATCTTGAAAAGATGCCTTCTTGGATGAAATGGATTGAGTCGGTTACTATTCTTCCTGATAATGAGGATTTATCCCGCTGGAAGTTGGCTAGTGGTGGTTTTGAGTTTAGCTGGTTGTCTCGCATTGTTAACCTCGAAAAGCATCAAATTATCCAGTGGGAATCGGTGGATGGTTTACCTAATCGGGGGGCTGTACGTTTTTACGATCGCCACGAGTCGAGTATAGTAAGGTTATCGGTGGCTTATTCTATTCCGGGGGTAATTGGTCAAATTATGGATAATCTGTTTTTGGGTAAGGTAGTGGAGTCCACTATTCAGGCGGATTTGGAAAGGTTTAAGGTATATATTGAGAATTTGCCATAA
- a CDS encoding GAF sensor signal transduction histidine kinase (PFAM: Histidine kinase-, DNA gyrase B-, and HSP90-like ATPase; GAF domain; His Kinase A (phosphoacceptor) domain; Predicted domain in sensory proteins (DUF2308)~COGs: COG4250 sensor protein/domain~InterProIPR004358:IPR003018:IPR003661:IPR003594:IPR 016132:IPR005467~KEGG: cyh:Cyan8802_0495 GAF sensor signal transduction histidine kinase~PFAM: ATP-binding region ATPase domain protein; GAF domain protein; histidine kinase A domain protein~SMART: ATP-binding region ATPase domain protein; GAF domain protein; histidine kinase A domain protein~SPTR: Sensor protein) has product MSNPNSVVTDLLQVFPQWRTQIYFKSSLTALSHAMEDQVLANTEEALIIASFQKERFYRQEAHRYRRIGKISPHVYVLAAPETDFSNATDVYEKIAFDADDALTNEWHLVVIAQNYTNCLICREKTHLPKTEAAEMSMDNSRRFEGIWTFDRDITMEGASLLLRRIAQYRPELESKVDEALARYCSREKKLFTGKTVQPTDGQINSPIINPDPFVQRLITYLQSGQYKLIKANRFLSNKEKKERLLNSVTDAIRRSLNPEEILQVAVDKLGEGLGVCRCLIYRCQETDQTAEINHEFLSQGIKSIKGQTWPLKQNPLFKEVLNLRESISIDDVTLDPRTQGKTPVLKKLITSCSIISWLIVPILYQGRLLGVMELHHCQEQPINWKPEDIALVNAIATQVAVALIQAESYTNLEDLNEQLEALDRTRSNLVAITGHELRTPLSTIQICLESLANEPDMPEELKQIMLNTALQDAERMRKLVQDFLTLSQLESGRVEWNPEPLSLEECVELSISHIRSRQDQSSIPDIENLVPQQIPLVQVDGEWLVEVLSKLLDNACKFTNGDGYIRISVKEKDPANLEVTISDNGRGIEPDRLDQVFDRFYQEEGALRRSAGGTGLGLAICRQIVNNWGGQIWAESSGKNQGSNFHFTIPIFDAINFPVKTTQNKKLRLKERY; this is encoded by the coding sequence ATGAGCAATCCTAATTCTGTTGTTACAGATTTATTACAAGTTTTTCCTCAGTGGCGAACTCAAATCTATTTCAAATCTTCTTTAACAGCACTATCCCATGCGATGGAAGATCAGGTTTTGGCAAACACAGAAGAAGCCCTGATTATAGCTAGTTTTCAAAAAGAAAGGTTTTATCGTCAAGAAGCCCATCGCTATCGTCGTATTGGCAAGATTTCTCCCCATGTTTATGTTTTGGCAGCCCCTGAAACGGATTTTAGTAATGCAACGGATGTCTATGAAAAGATTGCTTTTGATGCTGATGATGCTTTAACTAATGAGTGGCATTTGGTGGTAATTGCCCAAAATTATACTAATTGTTTAATTTGTCGGGAAAAAACCCATTTACCGAAAACTGAGGCGGCGGAGATGTCTATGGATAATAGTCGTCGTTTTGAAGGAATTTGGACTTTTGATCGTGATATTACCATGGAAGGGGCTTCTCTTCTATTGCGGCGTATTGCCCAATATCGTCCTGAGTTGGAGTCGAAGGTTGATGAGGCTTTGGCTCGTTATTGTTCTCGGGAAAAGAAATTATTTACAGGGAAAACTGTCCAGCCTACAGATGGACAAATTAATTCGCCAATTATTAATCCTGATCCTTTTGTACAACGGTTGATTACTTATTTACAGTCGGGGCAATATAAGTTAATCAAGGCAAACCGTTTTTTGAGTAATAAGGAGAAGAAAGAAAGGTTATTAAATTCGGTGACGGATGCCATTCGTCGCTCCCTTAATCCTGAAGAAATTTTGCAGGTGGCGGTGGACAAGTTGGGTGAGGGTTTGGGGGTGTGTCGTTGCTTGATATATCGGTGTCAGGAAACTGATCAAACGGCGGAGATTAACCATGAGTTTTTGAGTCAAGGGATAAAGTCTATTAAGGGGCAAACTTGGCCATTGAAACAAAATCCTTTGTTTAAGGAGGTGCTGAATTTACGGGAGTCTATTAGTATTGATGATGTTACTTTAGATCCTCGTACTCAGGGAAAAACTCCTGTTCTCAAAAAGTTAATTACTAGCTGTTCGATTATTTCTTGGCTAATTGTACCGATTTTGTATCAGGGGCGTTTGTTGGGGGTGATGGAGTTACATCATTGTCAGGAACAACCCATTAATTGGAAACCTGAAGATATTGCCCTAGTAAATGCGATCGCAACTCAGGTGGCCGTGGCGCTGATTCAGGCAGAATCCTATACTAACTTAGAAGACCTTAATGAACAACTAGAAGCCCTCGATCGCACCCGTTCTAACCTTGTAGCCATCACTGGTCATGAATTACGTACCCCCCTATCTACTATCCAAATCTGCCTTGAGAGCTTGGCAAATGAGCCAGATATGCCCGAGGAGTTGAAGCAAATAATGCTCAATACGGCCCTCCAAGATGCGGAAAGGATGCGAAAATTGGTGCAAGATTTCCTCACCCTATCTCAGTTAGAAAGTGGTAGGGTGGAATGGAACCCCGAACCCTTATCTCTGGAGGAATGTGTGGAATTATCTATTTCTCATATTCGCTCCCGTCAGGATCAATCTTCTATTCCCGACATTGAAAATTTAGTACCCCAACAGATTCCCCTCGTACAGGTGGATGGAGAGTGGTTGGTGGAGGTATTGAGTAAATTATTGGATAATGCCTGTAAGTTTACCAATGGAGACGGATATATTCGTATTAGTGTCAAAGAAAAAGATCCTGCTAATTTGGAGGTAACTATATCTGATAATGGTAGGGGTATTGAACCTGATCGCTTAGACCAAGTTTTTGATCGTTTTTATCAAGAAGAGGGGGCTTTGCGACGTTCTGCAGGGGGTACGGGATTGGGTTTGGCTATTTGTCGTCAAATCGTCAATAATTGGGGTGGACAAATTTGGGCGGAATCCTCTGGCAAAAATCAGGGTAGTAATTTTCATTTTACTATTCCCATTTTTGATGCGATTAATTTTCCCGTCAAGACGACTCAAAATAAAAAATTGCGATTAAAAGAGCGTTATTAA
- a CDS encoding glycosyl transferase group 1 (PFAM: Glycosyl transferases group 1~COGs: COG0438 Glycosyltransferase~InterPro IPR001296~KEGG: drm:Dred_2202 glycosyl transferase, group 1~PFAM: glycosyl transferase group 1~SPTR: Glycosyl transferase, group 1), which translates to MKHILFILPYLSLGGTEKQALSIIEKLIGQYHISLLAPEGEGKAIFEPIPMEQKHFTRWDFNFLKGFWELFRAVKSLEKERPIDLIHIHGAHELMIPIRLILKKIPIIFTVHGYHGYNAKFSYQLSCFLSNKLATKVISVCEAEFNILTELGIEKDKLHLIYNGVNPPKLNSEISLQYIEKFALNISQDIIIGTAARLDEVKGLTYLLQGFAIVNQYLLKQNKPFNKNLKLIIAGTGKLEESLRKEAEDLNIAHQVIFTGYINDLPNLMHLYDIFVLPSLQEAASLACIEAMSLGKPIIGTSVGGIPEQVYDNVNGFIVEPRNPQQIADSLVKLIENPDLRAKFAKNSYQRYQQFFSSEIMVSKTVELYEQSMD; encoded by the coding sequence TTGAAACATATACTATTTATCCTTCCTTATCTCAGCTTAGGAGGTACGGAAAAACAGGCTCTTAGTATCATCGAAAAACTAATCGGTCAATATCATATTTCCCTTTTAGCTCCCGAAGGGGAGGGGAAAGCGATTTTTGAGCCTATTCCCATGGAACAAAAACATTTTACTCGTTGGGATTTTAATTTTTTGAAAGGTTTTTGGGAATTATTTAGAGCCGTAAAAAGCCTTGAAAAAGAAAGACCAATTGACCTTATTCATATTCATGGAGCCCATGAATTAATGATCCCCATTCGATTAATTTTGAAAAAAATACCCATCATTTTCACTGTCCATGGCTACCATGGATACAATGCCAAATTTAGCTATCAATTAAGTTGTTTCCTAAGTAATAAATTAGCTACTAAGGTTATTAGTGTATGTGAAGCAGAGTTTAATATTCTCACAGAATTAGGAATCGAAAAAGATAAATTACATCTAATTTATAATGGAGTAAATCCACCCAAATTAAATTCAGAAATATCTTTACAATATATAGAAAAATTCGCCCTCAATATATCCCAAGACATCATCATAGGCACTGCCGCCCGTCTTGATGAGGTAAAGGGATTAACTTATTTATTACAAGGATTTGCCATAGTTAATCAATACCTATTAAAGCAAAATAAACCCTTTAACAAAAATCTAAAATTGATCATTGCGGGTACAGGAAAACTCGAAGAATCTTTGAGAAAAGAAGCTGAGGATTTAAACATCGCTCATCAAGTTATTTTTACTGGCTATATTAACGATTTGCCTAACTTGATGCACTTGTATGATATTTTTGTTTTGCCCTCCCTCCAAGAGGCAGCCAGTTTAGCTTGTATCGAGGCGATGTCTTTGGGCAAACCGATTATTGGTACATCCGTTGGGGGAATCCCCGAGCAGGTATATGATAATGTTAATGGCTTTATTGTTGAACCTCGTAATCCTCAGCAAATAGCTGATAGTTTAGTTAAACTAATCGAAAACCCTGACTTACGAGCAAAATTTGCTAAAAATAGTTATCAGCGTTATCAACAATTTTTCTCTAGTGAAATTATGGTTTCCAAAACCGTTGAACTTTATGAACAAAGTATGGATTAA
- a CDS encoding response regulator receiver protein (PFAM: Response regulator receiver domain~COGs: COG0745 Response regulators consisting of a CheY-like receiver domain and a winged-helix DNA-binding domain~InterPro IPR001789~KEGG: cyt:cce_4578 two-component response regulator~PFAM: response regulator receiver~SMART: response regulator receiver~SPTR: Response regulator receiver domain protein (CheY-like)) yields the protein MDKSDSLGCEQDTILIVDDLKANLKLLTYILEAKGYQTSFALSGREALERLTILTPDLILLDLMMPDLNGLEVCQRVKSNPDYGDIPIIFLTASQEEHHLIEAFELGADDYVTKPFRKPELLRRVKTQITIRKQHKEILDLQQRLKQAQLVSCC from the coding sequence ATGGATAAGTCGGATAGTTTAGGGTGTGAGCAGGATACTATTTTAATTGTGGATGACTTGAAAGCAAATCTAAAGTTGTTGACTTATATTTTAGAAGCAAAGGGTTATCAGACAAGTTTTGCCCTCAGTGGCAGGGAGGCTTTGGAGAGATTAACTATCTTGACTCCTGATCTAATTTTGTTGGATTTAATGATGCCTGATTTAAATGGTTTGGAAGTGTGTCAAAGGGTGAAATCTAATCCTGATTATGGGGATATTCCGATTATTTTTTTAACGGCAAGTCAAGAGGAGCATCATTTAATAGAGGCTTTTGAGTTGGGGGCTGATGATTATGTAACTAAGCCTTTTAGAAAACCTGAGTTGTTGAGAAGGGTTAAAACTCAGATTACCATTAGAAAGCAACATAAGGAAATTTTAGATCTTCAACAACGGTTGAAACAAGCTCAATTAGTGAGTTGTTGTTAA
- a CDS encoding hypothetical protein (KEGG: bbe:BBR47_17350 hypothetical protein~SPTR: Putative uncharacterized protein), with the protein MEYVDIFERIEGDLSDRVKDLQKKQQELLEQKKFLTEAKQRIHGFLSDAHEIRQVLEFHPSLIEVVRGELDKIFAVNSPSHNLQLPKAKGGKIPDNSPPQSKEVEVNLPTEGMKKPKDPEKIKFFPYVNMEGKTTRPPEVSEKES; encoded by the coding sequence ATGGAATATGTAGATATTTTTGAGAGAATAGAAGGAGATTTATCAGATCGTGTCAAGGATTTACAAAAGAAGCAGCAGGAATTATTAGAACAAAAAAAATTTCTCACCGAGGCAAAACAAAGAATCCATGGCTTTTTGAGTGATGCCCACGAAATAAGACAAGTATTGGAATTTCACCCTAGTTTAATAGAGGTAGTGAGGGGAGAGTTAGACAAAATTTTTGCAGTTAATTCTCCATCTCACAATCTACAATTACCCAAGGCAAAAGGTGGAAAAATACCTGATAATTCCCCTCCTCAAAGTAAAGAGGTAGAGGTAAATTTACCCACCGAGGGAATGAAAAAACCGAAAGATCCTGAAAAGATTAAATTCTTTCCCTATGTAAATATGGAAGGTAAAACCACTCGCCCTCCAGAAGTGAGTGAAAAAGAATCATAG
- a CDS encoding ferredoxin (2Fe-2S) (PFAM: 2Fe-2S iron-sulfur cluster binding domain~TIGRFAM: ferredoxin [2Fe-2S]~COGs: COG0633 Ferredoxin~InterPro IPR001041:IPR006058:IPR010241~KEGG: syn:slr1828 ferredoxin~PFAM: ferredoxin~SPTR: Ferredoxin;~TIGRFAM: ferredoxin [2Fe-2S]) produces the protein MSNIYNVEVSNEGQTYTFQVAENETILAVAERENITLPSSCNAGVCTTCAAKITSGEVEQGDGMGVSPELQAEGYALLCVAYPRSDLKIVAGKEDEVYDRQFGMSQK, from the coding sequence ATGAGTAATATTTATAACGTAGAGGTTAGCAATGAAGGGCAAACCTATACTTTTCAGGTGGCAGAAAATGAAACTATTTTAGCAGTAGCCGAAAGAGAAAATATCACTTTACCTAGTTCCTGTAATGCGGGGGTATGTACTACCTGCGCAGCAAAAATTACCAGCGGAGAAGTGGAACAGGGTGATGGCATGGGGGTTTCCCCTGAGTTACAGGCAGAGGGCTATGCTTTGCTGTGTGTGGCTTATCCTCGCTCTGATCTAAAAATTGTCGCAGGGAAAGAGGACGAGGTTTATGATCGTCAGTTTGGCATGAGTCAAAAGTAA
- a CDS encoding photosystem II biogenesis protein Psp29 (PFAM: Thylakoid formation protein~TIGRFAM: photosystem II biogenesis protein Psp29~InterPro IPR017499~KEGG: cyt:cce_0441 Thf1-like protein~SPTR: Putative uncharacterized protein;~TIGRFAM: photosystem II biogenesis protein Psp29): MDKIRTVSDTRRAFYQYHTRPINSIYRQVVQELMVEMHLLSVNTDFQPDAVYAVGVCQSFEQFMTGYKPEEDKTSIFNALCKAIEANPDDYRHQSESLLNFVEGKSAEDLVNWLLNPVADNGLDENIVNSLKSILERERFKYSRLFGIGFYTLINKVAPDVAKDEEKLAKLIAPYSEKLDLPVDKLKKDVDLYRSNLDKINQMLVVIAETIEASKKKRINIEKTEEKEEANEN, encoded by the coding sequence GTGGATAAAATTCGTACAGTTTCAGACACCAGAAGAGCATTTTATCAATATCATACCCGCCCCATCAACTCCATTTATCGTCAAGTCGTCCAAGAGTTGATGGTAGAAATGCACCTGCTTTCCGTCAATACAGACTTTCAACCCGATGCCGTTTATGCCGTCGGTGTATGCCAAAGTTTTGAACAATTCATGACAGGTTACAAACCCGAAGAAGATAAAACATCCATCTTTAACGCCCTTTGTAAAGCTATAGAAGCCAACCCCGATGACTATCGCCATCAGTCGGAGAGTTTATTAAACTTTGTGGAAGGAAAATCTGCCGAAGACTTAGTAAACTGGTTATTAAACCCCGTCGCTGACAATGGTTTAGACGAAAATATTGTCAACTCTTTAAAATCTATCCTTGAGCGTGAAAGATTTAAATATAGTCGTTTATTTGGCATTGGTTTCTATACCCTCATCAATAAAGTTGCCCCTGATGTGGCTAAAGATGAGGAAAAATTGGCAAAATTGATCGCCCCCTATAGCGAAAAATTAGATTTACCCGTAGATAAACTCAAAAAAGACGTTGATTTGTATCGTAGTAACCTAGATAAAATTAACCAGATGTTAGTGGTGATTGCCGAAACCATCGAAGCCAGTAAAAAGAAAAGAATTAACATCGAAAAAACAGAAGAAAAAGAAGAAGCTAACGAAAATTAA
- a CDS encoding type III restriction protein res subunit (PFAM: Helicase conserved C-terminal domain; Type III restriction enzyme, res subunit~COGs: COG1061 DNA or RNA helicase of superfamily II~InterProIPR001161:IPR006935:IPR001650:IPR014021:IPR 014001~KEGG: cyc:PCC7424_0079 type III restriction protein res subunit~PFAM: type III restriction protein res subunit; helicase domain protein~SMART: DEAD-like helicase ; helicase domain protein~SPTR: Type III restriction protein res subunit) — MRRSPLLTYDRGTLILHPPPKGKAWIDFATWDDRVEKFRIPAHQYRSLIETLEENQIHFIDDAKEFTTLNLETNLHLTPYPHQQEALEAWKKAQRKGVVVLPTAAGKTYLAQMAIACTPRTTLILVPTLDLMHQWYAEIEKAFPKMEIGLLGGGSHDSSPILIATYHSAAIHAKFLGNQYALQIFDECHHLPTDFFKVIAEESIAPYRLGLTATPERGDGSHKKLDTLIGKVIYHKTPQDLSKIALCEYEIIPIKVTLTPQERKQYQQAIKTRNDFLKQSHIYLSSLEGWQKFVIASAKSPEGRRAMIAHREAKEIASGTNGKLKILTELISEHYPDKMLIFTNDNATVYRISQQFLIPAITHQTPVKERHQILSKYREGDYKIIVASHVLNEGVDVPDAKIAVILSGTGSTREYIQRLGRILRKANQQEKLAKLYEVVAENTSEEKTSHRRQGKMQVQKPTKVVPLSYSTTKNNSNFKAAEKKRAIRIKLTTTH; from the coding sequence ATGAGGCGATCGCCCTTACTAACTTACGATAGAGGTACATTGATATTACATCCACCCCCAAAGGGAAAAGCATGGATTGACTTCGCCACTTGGGATGATAGGGTAGAAAAATTCCGCATTCCTGCCCACCAATATCGCTCATTAATAGAAACCCTCGAAGAAAATCAAATCCACTTCATTGATGATGCCAAAGAATTTACCACCCTCAACCTAGAAACAAATCTCCACCTTACCCCCTATCCCCACCAACAAGAAGCCCTCGAAGCGTGGAAAAAAGCCCAGCGAAAAGGAGTCGTCGTCTTACCCACCGCCGCAGGGAAAACCTATCTAGCTCAAATGGCGATCGCCTGTACTCCCCGCACCACCTTAATTTTAGTACCAACCCTCGACCTAATGCACCAATGGTATGCCGAAATAGAAAAAGCCTTCCCCAAAATGGAAATCGGCTTACTCGGGGGAGGAAGCCACGACAGTAGCCCCATTTTAATCGCCACCTATCACAGTGCCGCCATCCATGCCAAATTTTTAGGCAATCAATACGCCCTGCAAATATTTGACGAATGCCACCACTTACCCACCGACTTTTTTAAAGTAATCGCCGAAGAATCCATCGCCCCCTATCGCCTTGGTTTAACCGCCACCCCCGAAAGAGGAGACGGCAGTCATAAAAAACTAGACACCCTCATTGGCAAAGTAATCTATCACAAAACCCCTCAAGACTTATCCAAGATAGCCCTCTGCGAATACGAAATCATCCCCATCAAAGTAACCCTCACCCCTCAAGAAAGAAAACAATATCAACAGGCCATAAAAACCCGCAACGACTTTTTAAAACAATCCCACATCTATTTATCCAGCCTAGAAGGATGGCAAAAATTTGTCATCGCCAGTGCCAAATCCCCCGAAGGTAGACGAGCAATGATAGCCCATCGAGAAGCAAAAGAAATCGCCTCGGGTACCAACGGCAAACTAAAAATACTCACAGAATTAATCAGCGAACATTACCCCGACAAAATGCTGATTTTCACCAACGACAACGCCACCGTATATCGCATCTCCCAACAATTTCTAATCCCTGCCATCACCCATCAAACCCCCGTCAAAGAGCGTCACCAGATTTTAAGCAAATATAGAGAAGGAGATTACAAAATTATAGTCGCCTCCCACGTCCTCAACGAAGGGGTTGATGTACCCGATGCCAAAATTGCCGTAATCCTATCAGGGACAGGCTCCACAAGAGAATACATCCAAAGACTAGGACGTATTTTACGCAAAGCCAACCAACAAGAAAAACTAGCTAAATTATATGAAGTGGTGGCGGAAAATACCAGCGAGGAAAAAACATCCCACCGCCGTCAAGGTAAAATGCAAGTCCAAAAACCAACAAAAGTTGTACCCTTATCCTACAGCACCACCAAAAATAACAGTAACTTCAAGGCCGCCGAAAAAAAAAGAGCCATCAGAATAAAATTAACAACAACTCACTAA
- a CDS encoding folate-binding protein YgfZ (PFAM: Aminomethyltransferase folate-binding domain; Glycine cleavage T-protein C-terminal barrel domain~TIGRFAM: folate-binding protein YgfZ~COGs: COG0354 aminomethyltransferase related to GcvT~InterPro IPR006222:IPR013977:IPR017703~KEGG: cyh:Cyan8802_0061 folate-binding protein YgfZ~PFAM: glycine cleavage T protein (aminomethyl transferase); Glycine cleavage T-protein barrel~SPTR: Glycine cleavage T-protein (Aminomethyl transferase);~TIGRFAM: folate-binding protein YgfZ), with translation MTSLQDLQKTQGAIFFASENTPSTFNNDSIALNHAFQEVVICDRTCSGLIKVSGSDRLSFIHNQTTNQIQSLKTGKGANSVFVNSTGRTIDLVTVLVKEEKLLLLTSPQQNQPLIEWMDRYIFPFDKVELEDLTGQYAIFTLMGEKSPEILTDWVTESQLNAPEYSHFQINLDGVESTLVIGSGFKIKGYILIIPQEKAPIIWKKLTAQKATPMGNQTYETLRILQGKPKPDHELTTDYNPLEAGLWDAISFDKGCYIGQETIARLNTYKGVKQRLWGIKFPPSVNLTENKLITINGEKVGTITSYCTTSEGIFALGYIRTKAGGLGLQVTVNNQQGEVVSLPFVSHPENM, from the coding sequence ATGACAAGTTTACAGGATTTACAAAAGACTCAGGGGGCAATTTTTTTTGCATCGGAGAATACCCCTTCCACTTTTAATAATGATTCGATCGCCCTTAATCACGCATTTCAGGAAGTCGTTATCTGCGATCGCACTTGTTCTGGTTTAATAAAAGTATCAGGGAGCGATCGCCTTTCTTTTATCCATAATCAAACGACTAATCAAATTCAATCCCTCAAAACTGGAAAAGGAGCTAATAGTGTTTTTGTAAATTCTACAGGTAGAACCATCGATTTAGTAACCGTTTTAGTAAAAGAAGAAAAATTATTATTATTAACATCTCCCCAACAAAATCAGCCACTAATAGAGTGGATGGATCGATATATATTTCCCTTTGATAAAGTAGAACTAGAAGACTTAACAGGGCAATATGCTATTTTTACCCTCATGGGAGAAAAAAGCCCCGAAATTTTGACAGACTGGGTAACAGAATCTCAACTTAACGCTCCAGAATATAGTCATTTTCAGATTAACCTTGATGGTGTTGAATCAACCTTAGTTATCGGCAGTGGTTTTAAAATCAAAGGTTATATCCTCATTATTCCCCAAGAAAAAGCCCCCATCATTTGGAAAAAATTAACCGCCCAAAAAGCTACTCCCATGGGCAACCAAACCTATGAAACATTAAGAATACTGCAAGGAAAACCAAAACCAGACCATGAGTTAACCACCGATTATAATCCCCTCGAAGCAGGGTTATGGGATGCCATATCCTTTGATAAAGGCTGTTATATAGGACAAGAAACCATCGCCAGACTAAATACTTATAAAGGGGTAAAACAAAGATTATGGGGTATCAAATTTCCCCCATCAGTCAACCTCACAGAGAATAAATTGATCACCATTAACGGCGAAAAAGTAGGCACCATCACCAGTTATTGCACCACCTCAGAGGGAATTTTTGCCCTAGGTTATATCCGTACAAAGGCTGGAGGATTAGGCTTGCAGGTAACGGTTAACAATCAGCAAGGGGAAGTGGTTTCCCTACCTTTTGTAAGTCATCCTGAAAATATGTGA